The DNA sequence TCACACAAGGAATACAATTCGATATCTTTGACAATGACCATTTCACTGTAATCTTCGCGGAACATGGCCGAGCGTAAAATTTCCTCGGCGTCTTGCGCGTAGCCCTGAGTAAGGAATTGCATGGCTTTAGCTGCCCTCTCAGGCGTTTTCACCAAGCCTTCTCTAGTGACATCCTCACCTAATTGACCGATCATCTCCCCAAAATGCGATTGCAGCCTTGCGGTTACCTCATCGTCGTATTCCTCGTAATGCTGGTATGCCATAATCACTTGTTTGTACCGCAAAGCTAAGGAAAAGTTAGCCGTTCTAAAGCCCCCTCGTCCGATCAAGCATCAAATTAATCTAAAAAATGGAAGGGTTATTCGGAGGCTGTACTAACTTTACGACGAAATAATCAGGAATGAAGTTATTTTTATCGCTTACTACCTTTGCAAATAATTTGGGAAGCATCCCCTTGCTCGCCAAAGCTGGCAGGGTCGCTTACCATGCTGTTTTCTGGGTAGCTCTTTTTGCCTTTCTACTATACTTTGATGACTCGGGCCTTTCTACCCTTGATCGTTGGTGGAATGAATTGATCAATCTTCTTTTCTATGCTGTCATCGTTTATTTTAATCTTTTTTACCTCATTCCCAATTACCTGACCAAGAAACGCTTCCTTACTTATCTCTTACTGCTACTGGCTGTCACCCTGATTTTGACACCACTCAGAGTGATCTTTCTGTATTTCCGCTTTAGCGGAATTCCGCAATTGCAAAACACCCTACTGGGCAATCTCGACCTTTACTTTCTACTCACCTTCACCATCGGCGGAGGCTCTACCGTGCTGAAAATCGTGAGCGATTGGTTTAAACAACTGAGAGAGAAACAGGAGTTGGAAACCCAAACGATGCAATCAGAGCTGCGTTTTCTCAAAAGCCAGATCAACCCTCATTTTCTGTTCAACACCCTGAACAACCTTTACGCGCTGACCTTGAAAAAATCCGATAAAGCACCAGAGATCGTCATCAAACTCTCGGAGATGATGCGCTATATGCTTTACGAATGCAACGAAAAACGGGTACCGCTCTACAAAGAAGTTAATTATTTGAAGAATTACCTCGACCTGGAGCAACTCCGCCAACACGACAATATCAGCATCAACTTTCAAGTCGACGGACACGTGAGTGATCAGCAGATCGCGCCGCTTCTGTTTATTCCTTTTTTGGAAAACAGCTTCAAGCACGGACTCAACACCCAGCTCAAGGACGGCTTTGTAAACATTCACCTTCAGGTAAAAC is a window from the Lewinella sp. LCG006 genome containing:
- a CDS encoding sensor histidine kinase, encoding MKLFLSLTTFANNLGSIPLLAKAGRVAYHAVFWVALFAFLLYFDDSGLSTLDRWWNELINLLFYAVIVYFNLFYLIPNYLTKKRFLTYLLLLLAVTLILTPLRVIFLYFRFSGIPQLQNTLLGNLDLYFLLTFTIGGGSTVLKIVSDWFKQLREKQELETQTMQSELRFLKSQINPHFLFNTLNNLYALTLKKSDKAPEIVIKLSEMMRYMLYECNEKRVPLYKEVNYLKNYLDLEQLRQHDNISINFQVDGHVSDQQIAPLLFIPFLENSFKHGLNTQLKDGFVNIHLQVKQKSVDFKIENSKGQTIASPDNRPSGGIGLVNVRRRLNLLYPDHYQLRVSNTPNTFAVHLTIDLE